The sequence below is a genomic window from Candidatus Bathyarchaeota archaeon.
ACTGGCATTCATTTAGGTAGGGATATTGCAATTCCAATTGGTGAACTTTTAAAAGGAGTGGGCGGAGGCCATGCGATGGCAGCTGGGATAAACGGAACTGGTGAAGTAGATGATGCAATTAGGAAATGCATGGATAGATTAAAATCCATGATTCAATAAAAAATTACAAAATTACTTTAGGTTAAACGTAAATTAACATTCTAACAAATCATATTTTAATTGAAAATAGAAAGTTTGAATACCAAAACTTAGTTTCAGAATTTATAGCTGAAGTATGGGAAAGAATTTCAGGATGCCGATTGTCGAGATAAACAATTTAAGCTTCACATATGCTGGCACATCTTTACCCTCAATTAAGAATATCGATTTAAAAGTTGAGAAAGGAGAGTTCATACTACTTACTGGTCCAAGCGGTTGTGGTAAAACAACATTTTGTAGATGCTTAAACGGATTAATCCCAAATTTCTATAATGGCACTTTCGACGGCTCAGTAAAAATACATAATTTGGATACAACTAAGAATGCAATAAATGATCTAGCTAAACATGTAGGCATGGTATTTCAAAATCCAGAGAACCAACTTTTCTCTCTCTCGGTTGAGAGGGACATAGCTTTTGGACCTGAGAATCTAGCTCTATCTAGAGAGGAAATAAAGAAGAGAGTAGATTGGGCTTTAAAAGTTACTGATGTAAGTGACTTGAGAGATATGGCGCCTTATGAACTTTCAGGAGGCCAACAACAAAGCGTTGCG
It includes:
- a CDS encoding ATP-binding cassette domain-containing protein, which translates into the protein MPIVEINNLSFTYAGTSLPSIKNIDLKVEKGEFILLTGPSGCGKTTFCRCLNGLIPNFYNGTFDGSVKIHNLDTTKNAINDLAKHVGMVFQNPENQLFSLSVERDIAFGPENLALSREEIKKRVDWALKVTDVSDLRDMAPYELSGGQQQSVAIASVLAMKPKILVLDEPTSFLDPKSASELLKTISDLNRKLKLTIILIEHRLDLASKYVNRVLIMNEGKIISDGPPSDVYNEDMYLLGVGIPRIALLFYLLKKDGIKIKKVPVYLEDAVDILRKRLP